Proteins from a genomic interval of Oncorhynchus clarkii lewisi isolate Uvic-CL-2024 chromosome 13, UVic_Ocla_1.0, whole genome shotgun sequence:
- the LOC139424202 gene encoding GTP-binding protein Rhes-like: protein MGFLKMVTSQWKHQEKKGRVVRSQSTASWLPPPSDGHSCKRSPLDQLSALVLQGQIRFGEDDPRLAQDSPQDPLSSTKPQNCRRIVVLGAPRVGKTSILRRYLWDGFVEEYQPTSEDFLRKMFHIRGETYQIDVLDASGERSFPAKRRLSILTGDIFLLVFTLDDRSSFEEVCALRTEILAAKTKLLKPTRPGQSARVPTVVCANKVDLSPAERVLSRAEVLRALGEDCAYFETSAKDRTNLEEVFEALAKRGGLPTETSPSQHRKVSIRSYQALKEGRAAGRGSQATGCKAPCGALYPLARRPSFSTDLRQVLGPDSARNPGKPLEKCQIQ, encoded by the exons ATGGGTTTCCTTAAAATGGTCACGTCTCAGTGGAAGCACCAGGAAAAGAAGGGGAGGGTGGTGCGGTCCCAAAGCACAGCTAGCTGGCTTCCACCTCCCTCCGATGGCCACTCTTGCAAGAGGTCGCCACTGGACCAGCTATCTGCTCTGGTTCTCCAGGGGCAGATTCGGTTCGGCGAGGACGACCCAAGGCTCGCCCAGGACTCTCCGCAGGACCCGCTGAGCTCCACCAAGCCGCAGAACTGCAGGCGCATCGTGGTTCTGGGTGCACCCCGGGTGGGCAAGACTTCAATCTTGCGACGGTACCTCTGGGACGGCTTCGTGGAGGAGTACCAGCCCACCTCCGAGGATTTCCTCCGGAAAATGTTCCACATCCGCGGGGAGACGTATCAGATCGACGTACTGGACGCCTCCGGAGAGAGGAGCTTCCCGGCGAAACGCAGGCTCTCCATACTAACCG GTGACATATTCCTTCTGGTCTTCACCCTGGACGACCGGAGCTCGTTCGAGGAGGTGTGTGCCCTGCGCACTGAGATCCTCGCGGCCAAAACCAAGCTCCTCAAGCCCACCAGGCCGGGCCAGAGCGCACGGGTCCCCACGGTAGTCTGCGCTAACAAGGTGGACTTGTCCCCAGCGGAGAGAGTACTTTCCCGGGCAGAGGTGCTCCGAGCCCTCGGTGAGGACTGCGCCTACTTCGAGACCTCCGCCAAAGACCGCACTAATCTGGAGGAGGTATTCGAGGCTCTGGCTAAACGGGGCGGGTTGCCAACTGAAACTAGTCCGTCGCAGCACCGCAAAGTTTCGATTCGGTCGTACCAGGCGCTGAAAGAGGGCAGAGCGGCCGGGAGAGGGAGCCAGGCGACCGGTTGTAAGGCTCCGTGTGGGGCGCTGTATCCGCTCGCTCGACGGCCGAGTTTCAGCACTGATCTCCGTCAAGTCCTCGGCCCCGACTCCGCACGGAATCCGGGCAAGCCGCTAGAGAAGTGTCAGATTCAGTGA